A single Apodemus sylvaticus chromosome 20, mApoSyl1.1, whole genome shotgun sequence DNA region contains:
- the LOC127671264 gene encoding activity-dependent neuroprotector homeobox protein 2-like produces the protein MFQVPVENLDHIRSMRPWVKSVLLNIGLAGCKDLLNDLKGFGPSDRYFYNTSWPDIASRELVRKKVRYRTKPYCCSLCPYSANVLASLRNHLNHCHEDEVDQELQIQCPDCSFASRPDVVSRHFWLFHEPAVNGHSPKENVVGNGKSSKGYIKHFTCLKCNFSNTSFCSMKKHVLITHFHSLLSAYVGLQTKEDLQQPPAAALSGANTLPPERFYCKKCSATVSSQEELMSHILTADVHKNLENKLRSVISEHNKRSGFLKQVTFAPKPQAGLSRPPDTSAPHTVDSAKPPWPHLALSQNTPSLAMAQPVTLVQPVTSANVQPWMGAPGSSWSLTHSLSDTTQSHATFVSSPLPVSQTSLSLQPSAPSTVIFSGRASPNRPVDPPALPVSQPLGPVNKSVGMSNLPVSQAIQPGILSLTQPMGSTSLPVGPLVRSVGLSSSNGVLQTISPGTISVSQVISLAVLPKGQVTPASVIPAQTAASGVLPTGQAVQSRDRHVGHTVSSQVFPSCQTVSFRVLPVDHLASSGLLSPKQLVVSDVPVNQVVSSHIPLLGQTVTSGVLSADPPVRPSMLQLSQSVGPSILPVSQSVRAETSQNTIFLKSGSGFRKLLPTRTQVNGKPIYMLDPIPVTLPIPQGASLMTVTPSQVPNKFLPPSGGTQMSCALPSLSSSRGLVSTADQNMFVQVSSPEVRQANQWKICPVCKVFFPSNVYQAHMEVAHKQSEFISSEKFEPVKLAVCAPFLKWTREKAMRCLSCRCLVSEEELMYHLLTHGLGCLFCPCTFHNIKDFLEHSRIKHVGRKKLSLDYSNRGSQLSLDANGNLLFPHLDFIISLPKEKIGEQEICLAILSGIYATSLVPLYVKVRPQVKAVPKLSEQELTCPLCLSTFMIADAYMLHLKDRHHIMPVAYTVLSSPSFRCVHCCLVYPGNLTMAAISLHLLYCEYATKGNSSAQQVQSSFVENSEQQFVNGKKIPDSTCPVKRKWPDGHLGTEDHRRDGKDSLHVLKGNAASGLEEGTCPVPLKRQRNENTTQGLVVNDDLLQILALDPQKYKDYHEKKKQFLKDYFHKKPYPTRKEVELLSLFLKMEKINVALFFGTRRYICLKAIEVHRPSVLLGFDMSELKNVKHRLNFEPQYSV, from the exons ATGTTTCAAGTTCCTGTGGAAAATCTGGACCATATCAGAAGTATGCGGCCATGGGTGAAGAGTGTTCTTCTGAATATCGGACTTGCCGGCTGCAAAGACTTATTGAATGACCTGAAAGGCTTTGGCCCGAGTGACAGATACTTTTATAATACGTCTTGGCCAGATATTGCTTCGAGGGAACTTGTTAGAAAGAAAGTGAGATACCGAACCAAGCCGTACTGCTGTAGCCTCTGCCCGTACTCGGCAAATGTGCTTGCTTCTCTCAGAAATCATTTGAACCATTGTCATGAAGATGAAGTGGACCAGGAGCTGCAGATCCAGTGTCCAGACTGTTCGTTCGCTTCTCGGCCTGATGTGGTGAGCAGGCACTTCTGGTTGTTCCACGAGCCCGCTGTGAATGGTCACAGTCCCAAAGAGAACGTTGTGGGCAATGGGAAGTCGTCGAAGGgctatataaaacatttcacgtGTTTAAAATGTAACTTTTCCAACACTTCCTTCTGTAGCATGAAGAAGCATGTGCTGATCACCCATTTTCATTCTTTACTTAGTGCCTATGTCGGCCTTCAGACTAAAGAAGACCTGCAGCAGCCACCAGCTGCTGCTCTCTCTGGGGCAAACACTCTACCGCCTGAGAGGTTCTATTGTAAGAAGTGTAGCGCCACTGTGAGTAGCCAGGAAGAGCTCATGTCCCATATTTTAACAGCAGATGTACACAAGAATTTGGAGAATAAGTTGAGGTCTGTGATTTCAGAACACAACAAGAGGTCTGGGTTTCTGAAGCAAGTGACTTTTGCTCCAAAGCCACAGGCAGGCTTGTCCAGACCACCAGACACCAGTGCTCCACACACAGTTGATTCAGCAAAGCCACCTTGGCCCCATCTTGCTTTGTCACAGAACACTCCAAGTCTAGCCATGGCTCAGCCAGTGACTTTGGTCCAACCTGTGACTTCTGCCAATGTACAGCCATGGATGGGGGCTCCAGGCTCTTCCTGGAGCCTCACCCACTCCTTGTCTGATACTACTCAGTCCCATGCGACTTTTGTCTCCAGCCCTCTACCTGTTAGCCAAACCAGCCTCTCACTGCAGCCTTCAGCTCCCTCAACTGTCATTTTCTCAGGCAGGGCTTCACCCAATAGGCCTGTAGACCCTCCTGCACTACCTGTGAGTCAGCCACTTGGGCCTGTGAATAAGTCTGTTGGAATGAGCAATCTCCCAGTGAGTCAAGCCATCCAACCTGGGATTTTATCCTTAACACAGCCCATGGGGTCTACAAGTCTACCTGTGGGTCCTCTAGTCAGATCAGTAGGGCTTTCTAGCAG TAATGGGGTTCTGCAGACCATATCACCAGGAACTATTTCTGTGAGTCAGGTGATCTCGTTGGCAGTTCTTCCTAAAGGTCAGGTGACCCCTGCTTCTGTGATTCCTGCACAGACAGCAGCTTCTGGAGTTCTTCCCACGGGCCAAGCAGTTCAGTCCAGGGATCGCCATGTAGGTCATACAGTCTCATCACAGGTTTTCCCCTCTTGTCAGACAGTGTCCTTTAGGGTTCTCCCTGTTGATCACTTGGCATCATCTGGGTTGCTGTCCCCCAAACAGCTGGTGGTCTCAGATGTCCCTGTAAACCAGGTTGTGAGCTCTCATATTCCTCTGCTTGGTCAGACTGTTACATCAGGAGTCCTTTCTGCAGATCCACCAGTTAGACCCAGTATGCTTCAGCTCAGTCAGTCTGTTGGCCCCAGTATCCTGCCAGTGAGCCAGTCAGTGAGAGCTGAAACTTCACAGAATACCATATTTCTCAAGTCAGGCTCTGGTTTTAGGAAGCTCCTTCCAACAAGAACACAGGTTAATGGGAAGCCCATTTACATGCTGGACCCCATTCCTGTCACTCTGCCTATTCCTCAGGGTGCCAGCCTCATGACTGTCACTCCTTCCCAGGTGCCCAACAAATTCCTACCCCCTAGTGGGGGTACACAGATGTCCTGTGCTCTACCCAGCTTGTCCTCCTCCCGGGGGCTGGTAAGCACTGCAGACCAGAACATGTTTGTTCAGGTCTCTTCACCTGAGGTCAGACAGGCCAACCAGTGGAAAATCTGCCCAGTTTGCAAGGTATTCTTTCCATCTAATGTCTACCAGGCTCACATGGAAGTGGCTCACAAACAAAGTGAGTTTATCTCCAGTGAGAAATTTGAACCAGTAAAGCTGGCAGTGTGTGCACCATTTCTGAAATGGACAAGAGAGAAGGCTATGCGTTGCCTCTCCTGCAGATGCTTGGTCTCAGAGGAGGAATTAATGTACCACTTACTTACACATGGCTTAGGGTGCCTATTTTGCCCATGTACTTTCCACAACATTAAGGATTTTTTGGAGCACAGCAGAATTAAACACGTTGGGAGGAAGAAGTTGTCTTTGGATTATAGTAACAGGGGTTCCCAATTAAGCCTGGATGCTAATGGCAACCTGTTGTTCCCCCATCTTGATTTCATCATCAGTCTGCCAAAAGAGAAGATTGGAGAACAGGAGATCTGCCTGGCTATCCTTTCAGGGATATACGCCACATCGCTGGTTCCCTTGTATGTTAAGGTGAGGCCTCAGGTTAAGGCTGTACCTAAGCTCAGCGAACAGGAGCTGACCTGTCCTCTCTGTTTGAGCACATTCATGATAGCGGATGCCTACATGTTACATTTAAAGGACAGACACCATATTATGCCAGTGGCCTATACAGTGCTCAGTTCTCCTTCCTTCAGGTGTGTCCATTGTTGTCTAGTCTATCCTGGAAACCTGACCATGGCAGCCATCTCGCTTCATTTGCTGTATTGTGAATATGCTACTAAAGGCAACAGTTCAGCCCAGCAAGTTCAGTCCAGTTTTGTTGAGAACAGTGAACAACAGTTTGTTAATGGGAAAAAGATCCCTGATTCTACCTGTCCTGTAAAAAGAAAGTGGCCAGATGGCCATTTGGGGACAGAAGACCATAGGAGGGATGGGAAAGATTCCTTGCATGTGCTAAAGGGCAATGCAGCATCAGGTCTGGAAGAAGGGACTTGTCCTGTGCCTTTGAAGAGACAAAGGAATGAAAACACAACTCAGGGACTAGTGGTCAATGATGATTTACTCCAGATCCTAGCATTAGATCCCCAAAAATACAAAGACTACCATGAGAAAAAAAAGCAGTTTCTTAAAGATTATTTCCATAAGAAACCATATCCTACCAGAAAAGAAGTAGAACTGTTGTCTTTATTCTTGAAGATGGAAAAAATTAATGTGGCTCTGTTTTTTGGAACAAGAAGATATATCTGCTTGAAAGCAATAGAAGTCCACAGACCCTCAGTTCTTCTAGGTTTTGATATGTCTGAACTTAAAAATGTTAAACACAGATTGAACTTTGAGCCACAATATTCAGTTTAA